A window of the Podospora bellae-mahoneyi strain CBS 112042 chromosome 6, whole genome shotgun sequence genome harbors these coding sequences:
- a CDS encoding hypothetical protein (EggNog:ENOG503P5S1): protein MADTQPGLEVVPQELLESKDHLAQARPPETAKYPVSPTVSTRDAKFKIESGLGTGDSSPEPVSTDFPEVADPRQVEAANQARHSSRQRRRRLIIVGSVVLVVICVGAVLGGVLGSRAASQRGSMGEKAATTTGPASPSSADKTALGYQAIMDRSSLAVTARRRRDGSTEGWLFYEDQGGEPQMLRWDTKRGGMLKATDELTIKEPASYITSRATGMAAITILQGPEDNPRILLLVSKIFDRGFQADPDPNLPGRGSVVFGYELDRDGNLGNTSRIGDHALIVNKQDYMEVRLSSASTVTAYWPWIIHGSGGSPASGLSEVDNPVVKVIEARNQMGENFAQGPDWAFRNLSIGGKVHTKVSIVPLSADFKKSSDPSYDKEPRNGYGMFYHDPDDRLKFVHRSWGTERSPAFYLPQLPDKRLPTDDQLGRSAISAFAVAKRPPEKISTSTQRATFTLMSPTETVNLGVATPEPTALVDAELPPNSVDVGVAYINQNRQFELLFMSTNTGYSNWYTIDTAEVNKLAPPDLFTDVACLTLASGAVGEDGEEWLLPRDQDEEGAIATCFYQSGSKVVKVRWIGEMWDTKWDVEWLPIPTGDSGGERGVGCTHMGEQGNIFEGWIYIRWKTYSLRIRHNRHKD, encoded by the exons ATGGCCGATACCCAA CCTGGTCTTGAGGTCGTCCCGCAAGAGCTTCTCGAGAGCAAGGATCATTTGGCACAAGCTCGCCCACCAGAGACCGCAAAATACCCAGTCTCGCCAACGGTTTCAACTCGCGATGCAAAATTCAAGATTGAGAGCGGCCTGGGGACCGGAGATTCTTCTCCTGAGCCCGTAAGCACCGACTTTCCCGAGGTGGCGGATCCGCGACAGGTTGAGGCGGCCAATCAAGCTAGGCACTCCTCACGACAGAGACGGAGAAGACTGATCATCGTCGGAAGCGTTGTCCTGGTCGTAATTTGCGTCGGTGCTGTTCTGGGCGGGGTGTTGGGCAGCAGGGCCGCCAGTCAACGAGGGTCCATGGGAGAGAAGGCAGCTACAACAACGGGCCCTGCAAGTCCAAGCAGCGCGGACAAGACGGCTCTTGGGTACCAAGCTATTATGGATCGCAGCTCCCTAGCTGTGACagcgagaagaaggcgagatGGAAGCACTGAGGGTTGGTTGTTCTACGAAGACCAGGGTGGTGAACCGCAGATGCTCCGATGGGATACGAAGCGAGGAGGCATGCTGAAGGCCACCGACGAGCTTACAATAAAGGAGCCGGCCTCGTACATAACTTCAAGGGCTACAGGGATGGCTGCAATTACGATTCTCCAAGGTCCTGAGGACAAT CCTAGGATCCTTCTGCTCGTCAGCAAGATATTCGATAGAGGATTTCAAGCCGATCCAGATCCTAATTTGCCAGGCAGAGGTTCGGTAGTGTTTGGTTATGAACTGGACCGGGACGGTAATCTCGGCAACACAAGCCGCATAGGGGATCACGCATTGATCGTCAATAAACAGGACTATATGGAGGTCCGCTTATCGAGTGCATCCACTGTGACAGCTTACTGGCCTTGGATTATTCACGGGTCTGGAGGATCTCCTGCATCTGGTCTGTCTGAGGTCGATAACCCGGTTGTGAAGGTGATAGAGGCGCGCAATCAGATGGGCGAGAATTTTGCGCAAGGACCAGATTGGGCCTTCCGAAACTTGTCTATAGGGGGAAAGGTACATACCAAGGTCTCAATCGTTCCTCTCAGTGCCGACTTCAAGAAGTCATCGGACCCCAGCTATGACAAGGAACCGCGAAACGGGTACGGCATGTTCTACCACGATCCAGACGACCGTCTCAAGTTCGTGCACCGAAGTTGGGGCACTGAGAGATCGCCAGCATTTTATTTACCTCAGC TTCCCGATAAGAGGCTCCCGACCGATGATCAACTAGGGAGATCAGCCATCTCGGCTTTTGCCGTGGCGAAGCGGCCGCCAGAAAAGATCTCGACAAGCACCCAGCGGGCCACTTTTACTCTAATGAGTCCCACTGAGACCGTTAATCTAGGAGTGGCGACCCCAGAACCAACGGCCCTCGTGGATGCCGAGCTGCCTCCGAACAGCGTGGATGTCGGCGTTGCCTACATCAACCAAAATCGACAATTTGAGCTCCTGTTTATGTCGACTAATACCGGATACAGTAACTGGTACACGATCGATACAGCGGAAGTCAACAAGCTGGCGCCACCAGATCTCTTTACTGATGTTGCCTGTCTCACCTTGGCAAGCGGCGctgttggtgaagatggggaggagtggttgCTGCCACGGGAtcaggatgaggagggggccaTCGCTACGTGCTTTTACCAGAGCGGCTCCAAGGTGGTCAAGGTGAGGTGGATTGGGGAAATGTGGGACACCAAGTGGGATGTTGAGTGGTTACCTATTCCGACGGGGGATTCTGGAGGAGAAAGGGGCGTTGGTTGTACGCACATGGGCGAGCAAGGCAACATATTTGAGGGTTGGATATACATACGATGGAAAACATACTCGCTACGAATACGACATAATAGACACAAGGATTGA
- a CDS encoding hypothetical protein (COG:U; EggNog:ENOG503NUA0): MPIRVKSRPQGVQRTESLRTPSPRHKFGFVAELPDISEEDSFRDVVKKLSVYIADTVVLPSTFEQLRTTTAGDGLRALVDHLGQTCTHPAIVNALLALKWHYGTSVEDKGLMDARANACEIVAWRFLTHLSEREAVDYCLYEIPDPKDVESHSPTDEEEGEVDEHSALLAQALHSSVGSSRRTPHSASTKRNLLLSSISRLTMSMTGDDEDGGGEEEDPTANFTNLNALEIAAIADAKRFLSQAVVQKIITGIWEGSIIFWKDLSVHSEKKPQFYNPNTADPFSRLRVPKYLKSFEVLFFLTFLGLYYGVLVERDPTRITPLEIFLYIWFAAFALDELSEWIDAGSIFYATDIWNVFDMAMIAIGATFVGLRIVGLETHNEEMVNLSFNVLALEALFMVPRVFSILSLSPYWGTLIPCLKEMGKDFIKFMVLVVVIYCGFLTTFSLLGREHLSLHDMVMSLTKIFFGSSFVGFDLIPKMDTLLGPPLMIIFITLSSILLTGSLTGMLSNSFSRVITHAREEYLYVYSVYVLEASTSNRLTHFYPPFNLLAVLIFRPLRLFLPSDNKFRAARILLLKATHLPIVAVIEFYEWLTIGSSKGTQYSGFRGPRQAVIGSPHPAAAKRFAQARLSNNSLRADNNNHLSQLRPPAITAISEGAIAGRRAQQQAADEAVEGRAFGQHEGDVEARIADLTAKIDRLTELVLTLQTQSSTTLGNVGVA, encoded by the exons ATGCCTATCCGTGTCAAGTCGCGCCCGCAGGGTGTGCAGCGCACCGAGAGCCTGCGCACCCCTTCCCCGCGCCACAAGTTCGGCTTTGTCGCGGAGCTCCCCGACATCAGCGAGGAGGACAGCTTCCGAGATGTTGTCAAGAAGCTTTCCGT CTATATTGCCGACACCGTGGTTTTGCCCAGCACTTTCGAGCAGCTGAGGACCACTACTGCCGGAGATGGCCTTCGTGCGCTCGTTGACCATCTCGGCCAAACATGCACTCACCCCGCCATTGTGAatgccctcctcgccctgaAGTGGCACTATGGCACCAGCGTCGAGGATAAGGGCTTGATGGACGCCAGAGCCAACGCCTGCGAGATTGTCGCTTGGCGCTTTCTGACCCACCTGTCCGAGAGGGAGGCTGTCGATTATTGTCTCTATGAGATCCCAGACCCCAAGGATGTCGAGAGCCACAGCCCAactgatgaagaggagggcgaggttgacgagCACAGTGCGCTTCTGGCCCAGGCCTTACACAGCAGTGTCGGTTCATCCCGTAGGACACCCCATAGCGCAAGCACCAAGCGCAACCTCTTGCTCAGTTCCATCTCGCGCCTGACTATGAGCATGACGGgagacgatgaagatggcgggggagaggaggaggatccaaccgccaacttcaccaacctcaatgCCTTGGAGATTGCCGCTATTGCCGACGCCAAGCGATTCCTCAGCCAGGCTGTTGTCCAGAAGATCATCACCGGCATCTGGGAAGGCTCCATCATCTTCTGGAAAGACCTCAGCGTGCACTCGGAGAAGAAGCCTCAGTtctacaaccccaacacgGCCGACCCATTCTCTCGTCTCAGAGTCCCCAAGTATCTCAAGTCTTTCGAAGTTTTATTTTTCCTCACCTTTTTGGGCCTGTACTATGGCGTTTTGGTCGAGCGGGATCCCACCCGCATCACGCCCCTGGAAATCTTCTTGTACATCTGGTTTGCCGCCTTTGCCTTGGACGAGCTGAGCGAGTGGATTGATGCCGGCTCCATTTTCTATGCTACCGACATATGGAACGTGTTCGACATGGCCATGATAGCAATCGGCGCCACCTTTGTCGGCTTGCGTATTGTTGGCTTGGAAACCCACAACGAGGAAATGGTGAACCTTTCCTTCAACGTCTTGGCGCTGGAAGCTCTCTTTATGGTTCCAAGGGTCTTTTCTATCCTGAGCTTGAGTCCATACTGGGGT ACCTTGATTCCTTGCCTCAAAGAAATGGGCAAAGATTTCATCAAATTCATGGTCCTCGTCGTAGTCATCTACTGTGGCTTCCtaaccaccttctcccttcTCGGGCGCGAACACCTGTCGCTCCACGACATGGTCATGTCCCTGACCAAGATCTTCTTTGGTTCCAGCTTCGTCGGCTTCGACCTGATCCCCAAAATGGACACCCTGCTCGGCCCTCCCCTCAtgatcatcttcatcaccctTAGTTCCATCCTGCTCACCGGCTCCCTGACGGGTATGCTCTCCAACAGCTTCTCCCGCGTCATCACCCATGCCCGAGAGGAATACCTCTACGTCTACAGCGTCTACGTCCTCGAAGCTTCGACTAGCAATCGGCTCACCCACTTTTATCCTCCGTTCAACCTGCTCGCCGTCCTCATCTTCCGCCCCCTtcgcctcttcctcccatctGACAACAAGTTCCGTGCCGCGCGCATTCTCTTGCTCAAGGCaactcacctccccatcgtTGCCGTCATTGAATTCTACGAGTGGCTTACAATCGGCTCGTCAAAGGGGACGCAATACAGCGGTTTCCGCGGTCCCAGACAGGCCGTGATTGGGAGCCCTCATCCGGCTGCTGCGAAGAGGTTTGCGCAGGCTAGGCTGTCCAATAACAGCTTGCGGGCTGATAACAATAATCATCTGTCGCAGTTGAGACCGCCAGCGATTACGGCCATTTCCGAGGGCGCAATTGCCGGTCGAAgggcgcagcagcaggcggcggacgaggcggtggaggggagggcgttTGGGCAGcatgagggggatgtggaggcGAGGATTGCGGATTTGACGGCCAAGATTGACAGGTTGACGGAGCTGGTGCTCACGTTGCAGACGCAGTCGAGCACGACGTTGGGGAATGTGGGTGTGGCTTAG
- a CDS encoding hypothetical protein (COG:S; EggNog:ENOG503PAGB) codes for MESEAHAVYRGRPLDLDDSFRLLQLLPGHLDEPVRIRLFSAQLSAAPSYEVLSYTWGDPTLISVIEALSDKSEDKHKPGVEFRSTANCHAALQRLRNPDANRVLWVDSCRGTFMDSRTRPTIRFNGSGALPPSKEAIEGFFRRPWFHRIWLIQEISLAQKAVVVCGKDEVDWGSFTVLYQHNENATRAARLELPYPVTFASRYNKPYWDGAMTYARRLVRMLGRSRHCEATDPRDKLYAIIPLVNIRDGSRTEESWGEVLGISVDYSLSADRVFTDTAVALLNQQVPLDDVLRHHVPGHEARGLSSWVPDWRIQRENGWRHAKYERIFEGFPGFRGHPVELMFDGVPGIILDKNGTRPAVVGYTDSSMGRWPIRGDAINVGNIIKTSPVCSVADDFFPVSNWKELVEEARRQGSVVPKLERLMEIMIALKLGYPKSVPGGVGLIERYSEQMEKGTCPRKPLRQVIGETASRSGARARHEMDAILSVCDGKRLAITDGGFVAVVPGTRRLMMLFGCWIGSGCRLFVGGPGLGRQMG; via the exons ATGGAGAGCGAAGCTCATGCTGTCTATAGGGGACGGCCCCTCGATCTGGATGACTCTTTTCGTCTTTTGCAACTCCTACCAGGCCATCTCGACGAGCCTGTCAGAATCCGCCTGTTCAGTGCTCAACTCAGTGCCGCTCCTTCCTACGAGGTCCTGTCTTACACATGGGGAGATCCAACTTTGATATCTGTGATCGAGGCACTCTCTGACAAGAGCGAGGATAAGCACAAGCCGGGTGTCGAATTCCGCAGCACGGCCAACTGCCATGCGGCCCTACAGCGTCTTCGAAACCCCGATGCCAACCGAGTTCTTTGGGTCGATTCG TGTCGTGGTACTTTCATGGATTCGAGAACTCGACCGACCATCCGATTTAACGGGAGCGGTGCTTTGCCACCTAGCAAAGAGGCGATTGAAGGATTTTTCAGAAGGCCGTGGTTCCATCGCATTTGGCTTATCCAGGAGATTAGTCTTGCACAAAAGGCAGTTGTTGTATGCGGGAAGGATGAGGTTGACTGGGGAAGCTTCACTGTTCTTTACCAACACAACGAGAATGCGACACGGGCAGCCCGGCTTGAGTTGCCATACCCCGTCACGTTTGCGAGCCGGTACAACAAGCCATACTGGGATGGCGCTATGACGTACGCCAGGAGGCTGGTGCGGATGCTTGGAAGATCACGGCATTGTGAGGCGACGGATCCGCGGGATAAGTTGTATGCCATCATCCCGCTGGTGAATATCCGAGATGGCTCAAGGACGGAGGAGTCGTGGGGAGAGGTTCTGGGGATCAGTGTGGACTATTCATTGTCTGCTGATCGGGTGTTCACTGACACGGCCGTTGCGCTGCTCAACCAGCAAGTTCCGCTTGACGACGTTCTTCGCCATCACGTACCGGGCCATGAGGCGCGAGGTCTGTCTTCGTGGGTACCAGATTGGAGAATTCAGCGGGAGAATGGCTGGCGTCATGCAAAATATGAGCGGATATTCGAGGGGTTTCCCGGATTTCGAGGACACCCAGTTGAATTGATGTTTGATGGGGTCCCGGGAATCATTTTGGACAAGAATGGAACGCGACCAGCCGTGGTTGGATATACGGATTCCTCCATGGGCAGGTGGCCGATACGTGGAGATGCCATCAATGTTGGGAATATCATCAAGACTAGCCCTGTTTGCTCAGTTGCTGATGATTTCTTTCCTGTTTCAAACTGGAAGGAACTTGTTGAAGAGGCGCGACGACAGGGATCAGTCGTGCCCAAATTGGAGAGACTCATGGAGATAATGATTGCTTTAAAGTTGGGATATCCAAAATCTGTCCCGGGAGGTGTTGGGCTTATTGAGCGGTATAGCGAGCAAATGGAAAAGGGGACGTGTCCGAGGAAGCCGTTAAGGCAGGTGATTGGGGAGACGGCATCTCGTAGTGGGGCGAGGGCTCGGCATGAGATGGATGCGATCTTGTCGGTTTGCGATGGGAAGAGGCTTGCGATTACTGATGGTgggtttgttgctgttgtacCGGGAACGcggaggttgatgatgctgtttGGGTGTTGGATCGGGTCAGGATGCCGTTTGTTTGTAGGAGGACCGGGTCTGGGGAGGCAAATGGGGTGA
- a CDS encoding hypothetical protein (CAZy:GH5; COG:G; EggNog:ENOG503NVXW) produces MKGLFAFGLGLLSLVNALPQAQGGGAAASARVSGTRFVIDGKTGYFAGTNSYWIGFLTNNRDVDTTLDHIASSGLKILRVWGFNDVNNQPSGNTVWFQRLASSGSQINTGPNGLQRLDYLVRSAETRGIKLIIALVNYWDDFGGMQAYVNAFGGTKESWYTNARAQEQYKRYIQAVVSRYVNSPAIFAWELANEPRCKGCNTNVIFNWATQISDYIRTLDKDHLITLGDEGFGLPGQTTYPYQYGEGTDFVKNLQIKNLDFGTFHMYPGHWGVPTSFGPEWIKDHAAACRAAGKPCLLEEYGFESDRCNVQKGWQQVSRELSRDGMSGDLFWQWGDQLSTGQTHNDGFTIYYGSSLATCLVTDHVRAINALPA; encoded by the exons atgaAGGGACTTTTCGCcttcggcctcggccttctttCTCTAGTCAACGCCCTCCCCCAAGCacaaggtggaggagcagccgCCTCAGCCAGAGTCAGCGGCACCCGCTTCGTGATCGACGGCAAAACTGGCTACTTTGCAGGAACAAACTCCTACTGGATTGGCTTCCTGACCAACAACAGAGATGTCGACACAACCT TGGACCACATCGCCTCCTCGGGCCTCAAAATCCTCCGCGTCTGGGGCTTCAACGACGTGAACAACCAACCATCCGGTAACACCGTCTGGTTCCAACGCCTCGCCTCCTCAGGCTCCCAAATCAACACCGGCCCCAACggcctccaacgcctcgaCTACCTCGTTAGATCAGCCGAAACCCGCGGcatcaagctcatcatcgcGCTGGTCAACTACTGGGATGACTTTGGCGGCATGCAAGCCTACGTCAACGCCTTTGGAGGCACAAAAGAATCCTGGTACACCAACGCCCGCGCTCAGGAGCAGTACAAGCGTTACATCCAGGCTGTCGTCTCGCGATATGTCAACAGCCCCGCAATCTTTGCCTGGGAACTTGCCAACGAGCCCAGGTGCAAGGGGTGCAACACGAATGTTATTTTCAACTGGGCGACGCAGATTTCAGATTATATCCGGACCTTGGATAAGGATCATTTGATCACCCTTGGGGACgaggggtttgggttgcCGGGGCAGACGACGTATCCGTATCAATATGGGGAGGGGACCGACTTCGTCAAGAATCTGCAGATTAAGAATCTGGACTTTGGGACATTTCATATGTATCCTGGTCATTGGGGGGTGCCGACGAGCTTTGGGCCAGAGTGGATTAAGGATCATGCGGCGGCTTGCAGGGCGGCGGGGAAGCCGtgtttgttggaggagtATGGGTTTGAGAGTGATAGGTGTAATGTGCAGAAGGGTTGGCAGCAGGTGTCGAGGGAACTGAGCAGGGATGGGATGAGTGGTGATTTGTTTTG GCAATGGGGCGATCAGTTGAGTACTGGGCAGACACATAATGATGGGTTCACGATTTATTATGGTTCTTCGTTGGCTACTTGCTTGGTTACTGACCATGTGAGGGCTATCAATGCTCTCCCGGCGTAG